In Cerasicoccus sp. TK19100, the following proteins share a genomic window:
- a CDS encoding zinc ribbon domain-containing protein, with the protein MMQSVDPEIEQLLILQDRDSRLYNIEQSLKTIPLELAKYQAKIAEEEAAIAAAHKELQQLEVRRKDLDNDVKSAEEQIVKYKNQQLQVKKNDEYQALTHEIELTENKVNELEEAEIGLMLEIDEGNEQFAKAKAESDERLQLFRDEIETLQDREQTLKGEIEAAKADVAKEMSACNARYLQSYERVKRRRPKPPFVSAIEDHKCGGCHLKVSSETESATRQKSEPVHCENCGRIVYWEL; encoded by the coding sequence ATGATGCAGAGCGTGGACCCCGAAATTGAGCAGCTTTTGATCTTACAGGACCGCGACTCGCGGCTCTACAACATTGAGCAATCGCTCAAGACCATTCCGCTCGAGTTGGCGAAGTATCAGGCCAAGATCGCCGAGGAGGAAGCCGCCATTGCCGCCGCTCACAAGGAGCTCCAGCAACTCGAAGTGCGCCGCAAGGACCTCGACAACGACGTGAAGTCCGCCGAGGAGCAGATCGTGAAATACAAAAACCAGCAACTGCAGGTTAAGAAAAACGACGAATACCAGGCGCTGACGCACGAGATCGAGCTGACCGAAAACAAGGTAAATGAGCTGGAAGAAGCCGAGATCGGCCTGATGCTCGAGATCGACGAGGGGAACGAACAATTTGCCAAAGCCAAGGCCGAGAGTGACGAGCGCTTGCAGCTGTTTCGCGACGAGATCGAGACGCTGCAAGACCGCGAGCAAACGCTCAAGGGTGAGATCGAAGCGGCCAAGGCCGATGTCGCCAAGGAAATGTCTGCGTGCAATGCCAGGTATTTGCAGTCCTATGAGCGCGTGAAAAGGCGTCGGCCGAAGCCGCCATTTGTGTCGGCGATTGAGGATCATAAATGCGGCGGCTGCCACCTTAAGGTATCCAGCGAAACCGAGTCCGCTACGCGCCAGAAAAGCGAGCCCGTCCACTGCGAAAACTGCGGGCGCATCGTTTACTGGGAGCTTTAA
- a CDS encoding M23 family metallopeptidase, producing MLFRQRRVTAFLICLLALWPGIIQAAPPLYWPTPNPAFFEGAEWDEVTQPTASGRPESALFGCVRNGGSRFHEGLDLKPIGRDRNHEATDAIYAAMPGRVMYINKVAGNSSYGRYIVLEHPEADVPVYTLYAHLANIETGLREGDFVTGGQRIGTMGRSAGGYSIPRQRAHLHFEIGLRKTSHFDRWYKEAGYTGKNHHGDYSGLNLIGADPVDFWDDVRTQEFKDFKSYFHGLPTAFTLRVGTNTVPEFINRYPGLLTKSIPVDGVSGWDIEYTWYGLPKKWTPLGPEAFPYGAKEGDLALVEFNPEAFAGQCRDTLEFSSSNPEGTAKPGKNLKSDLKMLFGF from the coding sequence ATGCTCTTCCGCCAGCGTCGCGTCACCGCCTTCCTCATCTGCCTGCTGGCCCTGTGGCCAGGGATCATCCAGGCGGCGCCGCCTCTTTATTGGCCCACGCCGAACCCGGCCTTCTTCGAAGGGGCGGAGTGGGATGAGGTCACCCAGCCCACGGCGTCCGGTCGGCCGGAGTCCGCACTTTTTGGCTGCGTGCGCAACGGGGGCTCGCGCTTCCATGAAGGGCTGGACCTGAAGCCGATTGGCCGCGATCGCAACCACGAGGCGACCGACGCCATCTACGCTGCCATGCCCGGCCGCGTGATGTATATTAACAAGGTCGCCGGCAATAGCAGCTACGGCCGCTACATTGTGCTGGAGCACCCCGAGGCCGATGTGCCCGTTTACACGCTTTATGCGCACCTGGCTAATATCGAGACCGGCCTGCGCGAGGGAGACTTCGTGACCGGAGGCCAGCGCATCGGCACGATGGGCCGCTCCGCTGGCGGTTACTCAATTCCGCGTCAACGCGCGCACCTGCACTTCGAGATCGGCCTGCGCAAGACCAGCCACTTCGACCGCTGGTATAAGGAAGCCGGCTACACGGGAAAAAATCATCATGGCGACTACAGCGGGTTGAATTTGATTGGTGCCGACCCCGTTGATTTCTGGGACGACGTGCGCACGCAGGAGTTCAAGGACTTCAAGAGCTACTTCCACGGCTTGCCCACGGCGTTCACGCTGCGAGTCGGCACGAATACGGTGCCGGAGTTTATTAACCGCTATCCGGGCCTGCTAACCAAGTCCATTCCCGTGGATGGCGTGAGCGGCTGGGACATCGAATACACCTGGTATGGTCTGCCGAAAAAGTGGACGCCGCTCGGCCCCGAAGCCTTCCCCTATGGCGCGAAAGAGGGCGACCTTGCCCTGGTGGAATTCAACCCCGAGGCCTTCGCCGGGCAATGCCGCGATACGCTGGAGTTCTCGTCGTCCAACCCCGAAGGCACCGCCAAGCCGGGTAAGAATTTAAAGAGCGATTTAAAGATGCTCTTTGGGTTTTAG
- a CDS encoding adenine phosphoribosyltransferase → MKAERIKASIRTIKGWPKEGINFRDVTTLFEDPAAFRAVLNRIAGWATDEEFDAIVGIDARGFILAGALAYQQHKPLVLVRKKGKLPFKTISEDYALEYGEATIETHDTPLIEGKRVLIVDDLLATGGTALAAARLMKRLGAAHIAFAAIIDLVELPGRKALAKEGIDAYTVIDFTEDE, encoded by the coding sequence ATGAAAGCTGAACGCATTAAAGCAAGCATTCGCACGATTAAGGGTTGGCCGAAAGAGGGGATCAACTTCCGCGACGTGACCACGCTTTTTGAAGACCCCGCGGCCTTTCGCGCGGTGCTCAACCGCATTGCGGGCTGGGCCACCGATGAGGAATTTGACGCCATCGTCGGCATTGACGCCCGCGGGTTTATCCTGGCCGGCGCGCTAGCCTACCAGCAGCACAAGCCGCTCGTGCTCGTCCGCAAAAAGGGCAAGCTGCCGTTTAAGACGATCAGCGAGGACTACGCCCTCGAATATGGCGAGGCCACCATCGAAACGCATGACACGCCGCTCATCGAGGGCAAGCGCGTGCTGATTGTGGACGACCTCCTGGCCACCGGCGGCACCGCGCTCGCCGCCGCCCGCCTGATGAAGCGCCTTGGTGCCGCGCACATCGCCTTTGCCGCGATCATCGACCTGGTCGAACTCCCCGGCCGCAAAGCACTCGCCAAGGAAGGCATCGACGCTTACACGGTGATCGACTTTACCGAAGACGAATAA
- a CDS encoding M48 family metallopeptidase → MNWIIVAFLVLLIAKTAMEFRLSSLNRKEVLANKDRIPEAYRDVVDEETYRKSVDYTLEKNAFGRKELIYDAVVLALIVATGFLAWLYNALTGAIGEGVWGQAVVLFLTLIIIGLPSLPSDYLSTFKLEAKFGFNKSTVGLWISDKLKGFAIGAVLGIPALALLLSIFNWLPKSWWFWGFIVLFCYQLIVMVLAPRVIIPLFNKLTPMEEGPLRDRLLALGERTGFNAKTILVMDGSKRSGHSNAFFTGFGKFRKIVLFDTLIEQLEPVELEAVLAHEIGHYKKGHIPKFLVGAFFVGLFFFGVMGWLATQDLFYTSFGFDPASGMAPVLLLFMLISGLFTFWFTPLSNRFSRKNEYEADAYARQMMNDDPMPLVTSLHKMYEKNLSNLTPHPTFSWFYYSHPNLKEREAALKAG, encoded by the coding sequence GTGAATTGGATCATTGTTGCTTTTCTCGTTTTGCTCATCGCCAAGACCGCGATGGAGTTTCGCCTGTCGTCGCTGAATCGCAAGGAAGTGCTCGCGAACAAGGACCGCATCCCCGAGGCCTACCGCGATGTCGTGGACGAGGAGACCTACCGCAAGTCCGTCGACTACACGCTGGAGAAGAACGCCTTTGGCCGCAAAGAGCTGATCTATGACGCCGTAGTGCTGGCGCTGATCGTCGCCACCGGTTTCCTCGCGTGGCTGTATAATGCGCTAACCGGCGCGATCGGCGAAGGCGTCTGGGGCCAGGCCGTGGTATTGTTTTTAACGTTGATCATCATTGGTCTGCCGAGTCTGCCCTCAGACTACCTGAGCACCTTTAAGCTGGAGGCCAAGTTCGGCTTTAACAAGTCCACCGTCGGTCTGTGGATCAGCGACAAGCTAAAGGGCTTTGCGATCGGCGCGGTGCTCGGCATCCCGGCGCTGGCGCTGCTGCTGAGCATTTTCAACTGGTTGCCAAAAAGCTGGTGGTTCTGGGGCTTTATTGTCCTTTTCTGCTATCAGTTGATCGTGATGGTGCTCGCCCCGCGCGTGATCATACCGCTCTTCAACAAGCTGACACCCATGGAGGAAGGCCCGCTGCGCGACCGCCTGCTGGCCCTCGGCGAACGCACGGGATTCAACGCTAAGACCATCCTCGTGATGGACGGCAGCAAGCGCTCCGGCCACTCCAATGCATTCTTCACCGGCTTTGGCAAGTTTCGCAAAATCGTGCTCTTCGACACCCTCATCGAGCAGTTGGAACCCGTCGAGTTGGAAGCAGTCCTCGCCCACGAAATCGGCCACTACAAAAAAGGTCACATCCCGAAGTTTCTCGTTGGCGCGTTCTTCGTGGGGCTGTTCTTCTTCGGCGTCATGGGCTGGCTGGCCACCCAGGATTTATTTTACACGAGCTTCGGGTTCGACCCGGCCTCCGGTATGGCTCCGGTGCTGCTACTCTTCATGCTGATCAGCGGGTTGTTCACGTTCTGGTTCACGCCGCTCTCCAACCGCTTCTCCCGCAAAAACGAGTACGAGGCCGACGCCTACGCGCGCCAGATGATGAACGACGACCCAATGCCGCTCGTCACCAGCTTGCACAAGATGTATGAGAAAAACCTCAGCAACCTGACCCCGCATCCGACCTTTAGCTGGTTCTACTATTCGCACCCCAATCTGAAGGAGCGCGAAGCAGCCTTGAAAGCCGGATAG
- a CDS encoding 5-formyltetrahydrofolate cyclo-ligase codes for MSSKAALRHLALARRSALHPEEREERDFKIMQRLLSLKDFTSAGCVLFYVSFGSEVDTHDMMNRSFGGKTVLAPRVDGDNLHLHELTSLDDLKPGAYGILEPDASLPVLDPAKVDIIIVPGAAFDLRGHRIGYGKGYYDRLLNNVDALKIGLAYDRQMVEQVPDEPHDIPVDIIITNERMVDLR; via the coding sequence ATGTCCTCCAAAGCTGCTCTCCGCCACCTCGCGCTCGCTCGTCGCAGCGCCTTACACCCGGAGGAGCGCGAGGAGCGCGATTTTAAAATCATGCAGCGGCTGCTGTCGCTGAAGGATTTTACCTCGGCCGGTTGCGTGCTGTTCTATGTATCGTTCGGCAGCGAAGTCGACACGCACGACATGATGAACCGCAGCTTTGGCGGCAAAACCGTGCTGGCACCCCGCGTGGACGGCGACAACCTGCACCTGCACGAGCTGACGTCTCTCGACGATTTAAAACCCGGCGCTTACGGCATCCTTGAGCCCGATGCCTCGCTGCCCGTGCTCGACCCAGCGAAGGTGGATATTATCATCGTGCCCGGGGCCGCCTTCGATCTGCGCGGCCACCGCATCGGCTACGGCAAGGGCTATTACGACCGCCTGCTCAACAACGTCGATGCCCTCAAAATCGGCCTCGCCTACGACCGCCAAATGGTCGAGCAAGTCCCCGACGAGCCGCACGACATCCCCGTGGACATCATCATCACCAACGAGCGCATGGTGGACCTGCGGTAA
- a CDS encoding endonuclease/exonuclease/phosphatase family protein — MNTDYLRRFLLLIAFLLAHCACAETVRVASYNLYNYLDTNRWVDGHYRMDYPKPEADKVAARKVIVAANADILALQEIGGPLHLEELRQDLKKDGLDYPYAECLIGPDEDRRIAVLSKIPFTATGHTALDFKYFDGREVIKRGLLEVQFGEGDAAWTLFVVHLKSRWTDRDDDPQSGQRRTGEAQAARDFIRDKYPPETEPRYLVVGDFNDSKRAAPVRRFLSVGDTELTQLLDAGDSRGEAWTFHYRAEDKYERVDFILASPALFPAIADGTSVIYDGQPETSQASDHRLIYVDLAVE; from the coding sequence ATGAACACGGATTATCTTCGCCGCTTTCTGCTACTAATTGCGTTCCTGCTTGCCCATTGTGCCTGCGCAGAAACCGTCCGTGTCGCCAGTTACAATCTTTACAACTACCTCGATACCAACCGCTGGGTGGATGGCCATTACCGTATGGACTACCCTAAGCCAGAGGCCGACAAAGTCGCCGCGCGCAAGGTGATCGTCGCCGCCAATGCGGACATCCTCGCCCTACAGGAAATCGGCGGCCCGCTCCACCTCGAGGAACTCCGGCAGGACCTGAAAAAAGACGGCCTCGACTACCCCTACGCCGAGTGCTTGATCGGCCCGGACGAAGACCGCCGCATCGCCGTGCTGTCGAAAATCCCCTTCACCGCCACCGGCCACACCGCGCTCGATTTCAAGTATTTCGACGGGCGCGAGGTCATCAAGCGCGGCCTGCTGGAGGTGCAGTTTGGCGAGGGCGACGCGGCGTGGACCTTGTTCGTTGTCCATTTGAAAAGCCGCTGGACTGACCGCGACGATGACCCACAGTCCGGCCAACGCCGGACCGGTGAAGCACAGGCGGCCCGGGACTTTATTCGCGACAAGTATCCACCGGAAACGGAGCCGCGTTACCTCGTCGTAGGCGACTTCAACGACTCCAAACGCGCGGCCCCGGTCCGGCGCTTTCTCAGCGTCGGCGACACCGAGCTGACCCAGCTGCTCGACGCTGGCGACTCGCGCGGCGAAGCCTGGACCTTTCACTACCGCGCCGAGGACAAATACGAGCGCGTCGATTTCATCCTGGCCTCACCGGCGCTATTTCCCGCAATCGCGGACGGCACATCCGTCATCTACGACGGCCAACCCGAGACCAGCCAAGCCAGCGACCATCGCCTGATTTACGTGGATTTAGCGGTGGAGTAG
- a CDS encoding 3-oxoacyl-ACP synthase III — MFSFSQLAIESLAYAEPPEVWTSDDIEARLAPLYERLKLPAGRLELMTGIRERRFWPLGHRPSAASAEAGKKALAQSKFGPGDIDLVIHCAVCRDRLEPATAAAVHHELGLGQHCQLFDLSNACLGFINGLMVAGGLIESGQVRRVLLVSGENGRPLIERTLRVLLEGEHTRKSVKPYFANLTIGAGAVAAVLCRAEETDAPCPRIIGGVTGSDSTANQLCQGDSAGGELDMQTDSEALLAAGVGLAQQTWTRFQDHTGWTTDTPDRVICHQVGRRHQRALFEGLGLALDKDFSTFEEWGNVGSVSLPLTLAKARETGALTTGSKAALLGIGSGLVCAMLALEC; from the coding sequence ATGTTTAGCTTTTCCCAACTGGCTATTGAGAGCCTCGCCTACGCCGAGCCGCCCGAAGTCTGGACTTCGGACGATATCGAGGCGCGCCTGGCCCCACTGTATGAGCGGCTCAAGCTGCCCGCCGGTCGCCTTGAGCTGATGACCGGCATTCGCGAGCGCCGCTTCTGGCCGCTGGGTCACCGCCCGTCCGCCGCCTCCGCTGAAGCCGGCAAGAAGGCGCTCGCGCAGTCTAAGTTTGGCCCGGGCGACATCGACCTCGTCATCCACTGCGCCGTTTGCCGCGACCGCCTAGAGCCCGCCACCGCAGCCGCCGTCCACCACGAACTCGGCCTCGGCCAGCACTGCCAGCTCTTTGATTTATCCAACGCCTGCCTGGGCTTCATCAACGGCCTCATGGTCGCGGGCGGCCTGATTGAGAGCGGGCAAGTCCGCCGCGTGCTCCTCGTTTCCGGCGAAAACGGGCGCCCGCTGATCGAGCGCACGCTCCGCGTCCTGCTGGAGGGCGAGCACACGCGCAAGAGCGTGAAGCCGTATTTTGCGAACCTCACCATCGGTGCCGGCGCCGTGGCTGCGGTCCTCTGCCGCGCCGAGGAGACCGACGCCCCCTGCCCCCGCATCATCGGCGGCGTGACGGGCAGCGACTCCACCGCGAACCAACTTTGCCAGGGCGACTCAGCCGGCGGCGAGCTGGATATGCAAACCGACTCCGAGGCGCTGCTCGCAGCGGGCGTGGGCCTTGCCCAACAAACCTGGACGCGCTTCCAGGACCACACCGGTTGGACAACCGATACGCCCGACCGCGTGATCTGCCACCAGGTCGGCCGACGCCACCAGCGTGCGCTTTTTGAAGGCCTCGGCCTCGCACTCGACAAGGATTTTTCCACCTTTGAGGAATGGGGCAACGTCGGCTCCGTCTCCCTGCCGCTCACCCTCGCCAAGGCCCGCGAAACCGGCGCGCTGACCACCGGCTCCAAGGCCGCGCTGCTCGGCATCGGCAGCGGCCTCGTCTGCGCGATGCTCGCCCTGGAATGCTAG
- a CDS encoding alpha/beta fold hydrolase, protein MELPANIRALYPFASHWLETPAGRLHYVDEGAGDPVIMLHGNPTWSFFYRDVIKDLSATHRCIAPDHIGCGLSDKPQQWTYRLQDHIDNVKALVNELGLESFSLIVHDWGGAIGMGLAEAMPDKVKRIVVLNTAAFRSQRIPKRIALCKVPGFGEWIVRGFNAFAAPALTMASSKGLSADVKAGFIFPYNNWANRIATHRFVADIPLDASHPSYATLQRVEEGLAQFKDRPMLILWGQKDFCFNNHFLAEWRARFPDAQVQLYPDCDHYVLEDAGAEARGVIAEFLRG, encoded by the coding sequence ATGGAACTTCCCGCCAACATCCGCGCGCTGTATCCTTTTGCGTCCCACTGGCTGGAAACGCCGGCCGGCCGCCTGCACTACGTCGACGAGGGCGCGGGCGACCCCGTGATCATGCTCCACGGCAACCCGACATGGTCCTTCTTTTACCGCGACGTCATTAAAGACCTGTCCGCGACCCACCGCTGCATCGCGCCCGACCACATCGGCTGTGGTCTCTCGGACAAACCACAGCAGTGGACCTACCGTCTGCAGGACCACATCGACAACGTCAAGGCGCTCGTCAACGAGCTCGGGCTGGAGTCGTTTTCGCTGATCGTCCACGACTGGGGCGGCGCGATCGGCATGGGCCTCGCCGAAGCCATGCCCGACAAGGTCAAGCGGATCGTCGTGCTCAACACCGCAGCCTTCCGCTCGCAGCGCATCCCCAAGCGCATCGCCCTGTGCAAGGTCCCCGGCTTCGGCGAATGGATCGTGCGCGGGTTCAACGCCTTTGCCGCGCCGGCGCTGACCATGGCCTCGTCCAAGGGCCTCTCCGCCGATGTCAAAGCCGGCTTCATTTTCCCCTACAACAACTGGGCCAACCGCATCGCAACCCACCGCTTCGTGGCGGACATCCCGCTGGACGCCTCACACCCCAGCTACGCCACGCTCCAGCGCGTGGAAGAGGGCCTCGCGCAGTTCAAAGACCGCCCGATGCTCATCCTGTGGGGCCAAAAAGACTTCTGCTTCAACAACCACTTCCTCGCCGAATGGCGCGCCCGCTTCCCTGACGCCCAAGTCCAGCTCTACCCCGACTGCGACCACTACGTCCTCGAAGACGCCGGCGCTGAGGCCAGAGGTGTGATCGCGGAGTTTTTGCGGGGGTGA
- the panC gene encoding pantoate--beta-alanine ligase, whose protein sequence is MQIIRSVEEMQSHVTRLRGKGQLIGLAPTMGALHDGHLSLIDIVREKADVVIVSIFVNPTQFGPNEDYDRYPRQMDEDLAACEARGADIIFMPEREDILPPSFSTYVEETKYSQGLCGISRPGHFRGVSTIVAALFNICRPDFAVFGQKDAQQAAVIKKMVKDLFFPVEVIIAPIVREADGLAMSSRNRYLEPGERADAVRISQALKIGQDIVTKGNLSVDRIKAEVTHHLSQSRRIRIIYVEIVDRDTMKPEREVHRGQSLLTVAVWLDQTRLIDNISL, encoded by the coding sequence ATGCAAATCATACGCTCAGTCGAGGAAATGCAATCCCATGTGACGCGCTTGCGGGGCAAGGGCCAGTTGATCGGCCTGGCACCGACGATGGGTGCTCTGCATGACGGCCACCTGTCGCTGATCGATATTGTGCGCGAAAAGGCGGATGTGGTCATCGTCTCGATCTTCGTTAACCCGACTCAGTTCGGGCCCAATGAAGACTACGACCGCTATCCGCGCCAGATGGACGAAGATCTCGCCGCCTGTGAAGCGCGCGGGGCGGACATCATTTTTATGCCCGAGCGCGAGGACATCCTGCCACCGTCGTTCTCCACCTACGTCGAGGAGACCAAGTATTCGCAGGGGCTGTGTGGCATTTCCCGGCCGGGGCATTTCCGCGGCGTATCGACGATTGTGGCGGCGCTTTTTAACATCTGCCGCCCGGATTTCGCGGTCTTTGGTCAAAAGGATGCCCAGCAGGCCGCCGTGATCAAAAAGATGGTTAAGGACCTCTTTTTCCCGGTGGAGGTGATCATTGCGCCAATCGTCCGCGAAGCCGATGGCCTGGCCATGAGTTCACGCAATCGCTACCTCGAGCCTGGCGAGCGCGCCGATGCCGTGCGCATTTCGCAGGCGCTCAAGATTGGGCAGGACATCGTAACCAAGGGCAACCTGAGCGTGGACCGCATTAAGGCCGAGGTGACGCATCACCTGAGCCAAAGCCGTCGCATTCGGATTATTTACGTGGAGATCGTTGACCGCGACACCATGAAGCCCGAGCGCGAGGTACACCGTGGTCAAAGCCTCTTGACCGTAGCCGTCTGGTTGGATCAGACTCGCTTAATCGATAATATTTCACTCTAA
- the orn gene encoding oligoribonuclease, which yields MSDQKQPAWCWLDLEMTGLDPASDRILEAAVIVTSPDFSETIAEWETAVFQTPDVLAEMNEWCQKTHRESGLVDRVPGGVTEPALDEMLVKTVEPHWGEAPVILCGNSIGQDRKFVDRYLPKFAGKLHYRMLDVSSFKVVFQERYDLSFPKKGTHRALDDIRESIAELQFYLERVQA from the coding sequence ATGTCTGACCAAAAACAACCGGCCTGGTGCTGGCTAGACCTTGAAATGACCGGACTCGATCCGGCCAGTGACCGCATCTTGGAGGCGGCGGTGATTGTCACCTCGCCCGATTTTAGTGAGACCATTGCCGAGTGGGAAACTGCTGTTTTTCAGACGCCCGATGTGCTCGCCGAGATGAACGAATGGTGCCAGAAAACGCATCGCGAAAGTGGCCTGGTGGACCGCGTGCCTGGCGGCGTGACTGAGCCTGCGCTCGACGAAATGCTGGTCAAAACTGTAGAGCCGCACTGGGGCGAGGCACCGGTGATTTTGTGCGGTAACTCGATTGGGCAGGACCGCAAATTTGTCGACCGCTACCTGCCGAAGTTCGCGGGTAAGTTGCATTACCGCATGCTCGACGTGAGCAGCTTTAAGGTCGTCTTCCAGGAACGCTATGATTTGAGCTTCCCCAAGAAGGGCACCCACCGCGCGCTGGACGACATCCGCGAGTCGATTGCCGAGCTGCAGTTTTATCTGGAGCGGGTGCAGGCGTAG
- a CDS encoding DMT family transporter, whose product MGQAWLFLFLAGLCEIGWPIGLKISQTTNKVALGIIIAIVSMAISGYFLWMAQKQIPIGTAYAVWTGIGAAGTFVVGVLVFGDASSVLRWLGVALIIGGVVTLKLAGNH is encoded by the coding sequence ATGGGCCAGGCTTGGTTGTTCCTTTTTCTGGCCGGTCTCTGTGAAATCGGCTGGCCAATTGGGCTCAAAATTTCTCAGACGACGAACAAGGTCGCCCTGGGGATTATCATCGCAATCGTATCGATGGCAATCAGCGGCTATTTCCTCTGGATGGCGCAAAAGCAGATCCCCATCGGCACGGCTTACGCGGTGTGGACGGGCATTGGCGCGGCTGGCACGTTTGTCGTCGGGGTGCTGGTGTTTGGCGATGCCTCCAGCGTGCTGCGTTGGCTCGGCGTCGCGCTGATTATCGGCGGCGTGGTGACGCTCAAGCTGGCAGGGAATCATTGA
- a CDS encoding response regulator yields MSDVDPNAKLILIADDDQATRTFLNAAARKLGHRTIQVDNGKDAFDEAKKNRPDLILLDILMPDIDGYTDLRLLRLNWRTRDIPIVVISGYADQADADRCLTAGANFFLPKPATVAQVRTVINKFLSPASAPHAPNQAES; encoded by the coding sequence ATGAGTGATGTCGATCCCAATGCGAAGCTCATCCTGATCGCCGACGATGATCAGGCAACACGCACCTTTCTCAATGCAGCGGCGCGCAAGCTTGGGCATCGCACCATCCAGGTCGACAACGGTAAAGACGCCTTCGACGAGGCGAAGAAAAACCGACCCGACCTGATCCTGCTCGACATCCTCATGCCCGATATCGACGGCTACACCGACCTTCGCCTGCTCCGCCTCAACTGGCGCACGCGAGACATCCCTATCGTCGTCATCTCCGGCTATGCCGACCAGGCCGACGCCGATCGCTGCCTCACCGCCGGGGCAAATTTCTTCCTGCCCAAGCCGGCCACTGTCGCGCAGGTCCGCACCGTGATCAACAAGTTCCTGTCGCCCGCAAGCGCCCCCCACGCCCCGAATCAGGCTGAGTCTTAG
- a CDS encoding PEP-CTERM sorting domain-containing protein: MKHVIILLAASLSSASLSALDFEFKNNLGNLSSDNVWLMWQQTGGTFSVSYTNQSNQVINLTRDHFSNQLTTPIQLSDVKSMNLSNVNSGILYFGLDETGGGNPFNLSAAPSPQTATYAYEEVEMTFQGNQGDQGDLTAVNYYSFPINVQTYGTKNGVPNTPFQSSGFGTNTRQASYAQLMQTFASPTPSGYNPVIQNSNSQTVRILGPAAYYFQNGSTTQFSTGPYHTFQGYLGQVYANQQAATNPTTTTLTYSGNGGYSADVTVTQHGEPGSETYGITIDNVVSNTNTTPTPVSGSIVVNPDEAGNTPLSTLIYTGTWNDNMGTVSQAIIDSGLLDTLVASLSASFITGAVNSKTDFPGSGATPPLNEFRFQESLEWFMQNAGNATTDPGLYFEQLQGTPSALTEAYYDPFLATISELAGYSIYGSPYADRYGEWGVDLNSTVFGPDLDPVDKWVITLGTVPEPSHYAMIAGAVALLGVVWLRRRR; encoded by the coding sequence ATGAAACACGTTATTATCCTACTTGCGGCCAGCCTCTCCTCGGCATCGCTCAGTGCACTCGATTTCGAGTTTAAAAACAACTTGGGAAACCTCAGCTCGGACAATGTCTGGCTGATGTGGCAGCAGACCGGCGGCACGTTCTCGGTCTCCTACACCAATCAAAGCAACCAAGTCATTAATTTAACGCGGGATCACTTCAGCAACCAGCTCACCACGCCCATTCAACTAAGCGACGTGAAAAGCATGAACCTGAGCAACGTCAACAGCGGCATCCTCTACTTTGGCCTGGATGAGACTGGCGGCGGCAACCCGTTTAATTTGAGCGCCGCGCCATCGCCCCAAACGGCAACCTACGCCTACGAAGAAGTGGAGATGACCTTTCAAGGCAATCAGGGCGACCAGGGCGATTTAACCGCGGTCAATTACTACAGCTTTCCAATCAATGTGCAGACCTACGGCACGAAGAATGGCGTCCCGAACACGCCATTTCAAAGCTCCGGCTTTGGTACCAACACCCGTCAGGCCTCCTACGCTCAGTTGATGCAGACCTTCGCCTCGCCGACGCCCAGTGGCTACAATCCAGTCATCCAAAACAGCAACAGCCAAACCGTGCGCATCCTCGGGCCAGCCGCCTACTATTTCCAAAACGGCAGCACCACACAGTTTAGCACTGGCCCCTACCATACCTTTCAAGGCTACCTTGGCCAAGTGTATGCCAACCAGCAAGCGGCCACCAACCCAACCACAACCACGCTCACCTACAGTGGCAACGGCGGCTACTCCGCTGACGTGACTGTGACCCAGCACGGCGAACCCGGCAGCGAGACGTACGGCATCACCATTGACAACGTCGTCTCCAACACCAACACGACGCCCACACCGGTCAGCGGCAGTATCGTGGTCAACCCTGACGAGGCGGGCAACACGCCGCTGTCCACGCTAATCTACACCGGCACTTGGAATGATAACATGGGCACGGTGAGCCAAGCCATCATCGACTCAGGCTTACTCGACACGTTGGTCGCCTCCCTTTCGGCTTCTTTCATCACGGGCGCGGTCAACAGCAAAACGGATTTCCCCGGCAGCGGCGCAACTCCACCCTTGAATGAGTTTCGCTTCCAAGAGTCCCTGGAGTGGTTTATGCAAAATGCGGGCAACGCCACCACCGACCCCGGGCTATATTTCGAGCAATTGCAGGGCACGCCATCAGCGCTCACCGAAGCTTATTACGATCCGTTCCTGGCGACTATTTCGGAGCTGGCTGGTTACTCTATCTACGGCAGCCCGTATGCCGACCGCTATGGCGAATGGGGCGTCGATTTGAACTCCACGGTTTTTGGCCCGGACTTAGACCCGGTGGACAAGTGGGTCATCACGCTGGGAACCGTTCCCGAGCCGTCCCACTACGCCATGATCGCGGGCGCTGTTGCGCTTCTGGGCGTCGTCTGGCTGCGCCGCCGCCGTTAG